The Tolypothrix sp. PCC 7712 region CAGATAAGAAAAGCTGAAGGGATTAAGGCTGAAGTATGAAGAGTTCCCTTGTTCTCTTTGTCTTGATCCCTAATTCTAGAAACTTAATACTTTTTTATAAAATTCCTACCCACTTTCAACTCTTTACTCTTTACGTTTCGATTCGCTATCACTTAAATTCCCCTAGTTGAACAAATCTTCCCCCAGTTTCAGAGATAAACTAACGGGGGAGGGATCGATAAAAACTAGGGGTTTTTTGTGCGCCTGCTGACAACAGTTGCAGCTTTAAGCTGCTTTTTAACTCAACGCCGCTTGGAAAGTAAATGTTTGGTTCCAGATGATCTGGTTCTAGATGAAATGTCTAGCTGGGATCGGACAGCTATCGGTTTGGTACCAACAATGGGAGGGTTACATCAAGGTCATTTAAGCTTGATGCAACGAGCGCGGCAAGAAAATTCTACGGTGATTGTCAGTATTTTTGTCAATCCACTGCAATTTTCTCCCAATGAAGACTATAACAAGTACCCCCGGACTTTAGAGCTTGACATGCAACTGTGCGAACAAGCTGGGGTGGACTTAATTTTTGCTCCGACTCCGGAAGAAATGGGAGTTTCGCAGAAGAGTATACAAGAATCGAAGGTTACACAAGTAATCCCTCCTTCTGCTATGATAACAGGCTTGTGCGGTGGTTCTCGGCTAGGTCATTTCCAAGGTGTGGCCACGATTGTGACCAAGCTTTTTAACTTGGTACAACCTGACCGAGCCTACTTTGGCCAAAAGGATGGTCAGCAACTAGCAATTATTCGACAGTTAGTAGCTGATTTGAATTTTCCGGTAGAAATTGTTGCTTGTCCCACGCTGCGCGAAGCGTCGGGTCTAGCCTTCAGTTCTCGCAATCAGTATTTGAGTGCATCGGAAAAACAGCAGGCGGCGGTTTTATATCGTGGCTTGCAGCAGGCTGAAGCTGCTTTTAAAGCGGGGGTTCGCAACAGCGACGAGCTGATCGCGGCAGTTCGCCAAGAAGTAGCAATGGTCACTAATGTGTTAGTGGAATATATTGAATTGGTTGAGCCGAATACATTGATGTCGTTAGTTAAAGTTAAGGAGGAAGGAATGCTCGCGATCGCAGCTCGTCTTGGTTCTACAAGGTTGATTGACAATATTTTATTAAGCGATCGCCTACCCATCATCGCTATTGACGGCCCAGCCGGCGCAGGTAAGTCTACTGTGGCGCGACAGGTGGCGGCAAAACTCGGTCTGGTGTATCTTGATACTGGATCTATGTATCGTGCTGTTACTTGGTTGGTGTTGCAACAAGGTATTACCATAGATGATGAATGTGCGATCGCGGAATTAGCTAGTTCTTGTGAAATTCAACTGACTCCTAGCCAAGATTTACAATCTCCTGTGCAGGTTTGGATTAACGGGACTAATGTTACCCCAGTGAT contains the following coding sequences:
- a CDS encoding bifunctional pantoate--beta-alanine ligase/(d)CMP kinase, which gives rise to MRLLTTVAALSCFLTQRRLESKCLVPDDLVLDEMSSWDRTAIGLVPTMGGLHQGHLSLMQRARQENSTVIVSIFVNPLQFSPNEDYNKYPRTLELDMQLCEQAGVDLIFAPTPEEMGVSQKSIQESKVTQVIPPSAMITGLCGGSRLGHFQGVATIVTKLFNLVQPDRAYFGQKDGQQLAIIRQLVADLNFPVEIVACPTLREASGLAFSSRNQYLSASEKQQAAVLYRGLQQAEAAFKAGVRNSDELIAAVRQEVAMVTNVLVEYIELVEPNTLMSLVKVKEEGMLAIAARLGSTRLIDNILLSDRLPIIAIDGPAGAGKSTVARQVAAKLGLVYLDTGSMYRAVTWLVLQQGITIDDECAIAELASSCEIQLTPSQDLQSPVQVWINGTNVTPVIRTVEVTSKVSAIAAQTAVRKALVKQQQSWGKRGGLVAEGRDIGTHVFPDAEVKIFLTASVTERARRRQEDFKKQNLPEVNLEQLERDIAERDWKDSTRKVSPLQKAADAIEIQTDGLSASEVTAKIVDYCQQRISQLSSL